A portion of the Streptococcus sp. Marseille-Q6470 genome contains these proteins:
- a CDS encoding F0F1 ATP synthase subunit gamma, protein MAVSLNDIKTKIASTKNTSQITNAMQMVSAAKLGRSEEAARNFQIYAQKVRKLLTDILHGDGAGGSTNPMLISRPVKKTGYIVITSDRGLVGGYNSSILKAVMELQQEYHPSGDDFEVICIGGMGADFFKARGIQPIYELRGLASQPSFDEVHKIISKTIEMYQNELFDELYVCYNHHVNTLTSQMRVEQMLPIVDLDPNEADDNYSLTFELETSREEILEQLLPQFAESMIYGAIIDAKTAENAAGMTAMQTATDNAKKVINDLTIQYNRARQAAITQEITEIVAGASALE, encoded by the coding sequence ATGGCAGTATCTCTAAATGATATTAAAACAAAAATCGCCTCAACGAAAAATACTAGTCAAATTACTAACGCCATGCAGATGGTTTCTGCAGCTAAGTTAGGTCGTTCTGAAGAAGCTGCACGCAACTTCCAGATTTATGCTCAAAAAGTCCGTAAACTCCTTACAGATATCCTTCATGGAGATGGTGCTGGCGGATCAACGAATCCAATGTTGATTAGTCGCCCTGTCAAAAAAACAGGCTATATCGTCATTACATCTGACCGTGGTCTCGTTGGAGGATATAACTCTTCAATCTTGAAGGCAGTTATGGAACTGCAGCAAGAATACCATCCTTCAGGTGATGATTTTGAAGTCATCTGTATCGGTGGTATGGGAGCAGACTTCTTTAAAGCTCGTGGTATTCAGCCAATTTATGAATTGCGTGGTCTAGCCAGTCAACCAAGCTTCGATGAAGTTCATAAGATTATTTCAAAAACCATTGAAATGTATCAAAATGAACTTTTCGATGAGCTCTATGTTTGCTACAACCACCACGTGAATACACTGACAAGTCAAATGCGTGTGGAGCAGATGCTTCCAATTGTCGACTTGGACCCAAATGAAGCAGATGATAACTATAGCTTGACATTTGAGCTTGAAACAAGTCGAGAAGAAATCTTGGAACAACTATTGCCACAGTTTGCAGAAAGTATGATTTACGGTGCTATAATTGATGCTAAGACAGCTGAAAATGCGGCAGGGATGACGGCTATGCAAACAGCTACAGATAATGCTAAAAAAGTTATCAATGATTTGACTATCCAGTATAACCGTGCCAGACAGGCGGCGATTACACAAGAAATTACAGAAATCGTAGCAGGAGCTAGTGCTTTGGAATAA
- a CDS encoding lactonase family protein, with translation MKEIVYFGTYTRRTSQGIYKADFDTETGKLSNLELFASEPSPTYLAFDQQQHLYTVGSQDDKGGIAAYKTDGILLNHVVEEGAPHCYVAVDETRSLVYGANYHKGQVLVYKRKEDGSLELADKVQHAGHGPHENQASPHVHYTDLTPDQYLVTCDLGTDEVITYDVDLEGKLTKLATYNCNPGAGARHLVFHHHYKIAYLICELNSTIEVLIYDGVGEFEQMQVISTLPDDYSGFNGTAAIRLSKDGKFLYASNRGHDSIAVYSILADGSLELLEVVPTNGKNPRDFDLSPDQEFLIAVHQDSDNATVFKRNPETGRLAELSNEFHVPEAVCISFNK, from the coding sequence ATGAAAGAAATAGTATATTTTGGAACCTATACACGACGTACTTCCCAAGGGATTTACAAGGCTGATTTTGATACTGAGACTGGCAAGCTCTCAAATCTAGAACTATTTGCAAGCGAGCCGAGTCCGACCTACCTAGCCTTTGATCAGCAACAGCATCTCTATACTGTTGGAAGCCAGGATGACAAAGGTGGAATCGCAGCATACAAAACTGATGGTATCCTTCTGAACCACGTCGTTGAAGAAGGTGCTCCTCACTGCTATGTTGCAGTTGATGAGACACGTAGTCTAGTCTATGGCGCTAACTACCATAAAGGCCAAGTCCTAGTTTATAAACGTAAAGAAGATGGCAGTCTTGAATTGGCTGACAAAGTTCAACATGCTGGCCATGGTCCACATGAAAACCAAGCTTCTCCCCACGTACACTATACTGATTTAACTCCTGACCAATATTTGGTAACTTGTGACTTGGGTACTGACGAGGTCATTACCTATGATGTCGATCTAGAAGGAAAGTTGACGAAACTAGCAACTTATAATTGTAATCCCGGCGCTGGTGCTCGTCACCTTGTTTTCCACCACCACTACAAGATTGCTTATCTCATCTGTGAACTCAACAGTACGATTGAAGTATTGATTTACGATGGAGTTGGAGAATTTGAACAAATGCAGGTCATTTCAACCTTACCAGATGACTATAGTGGTTTTAATGGTACTGCGGCTATTCGTCTTTCTAAAGATGGCAAATTCCTCTACGCTTCTAACCGAGGCCATGATTCTATCGCTGTTTATAGCATTTTAGCAGATGGAAGCTTGGAATTATTAGAGGTTGTTCCAACCAATGGGAAAAATCCACGTGATTTTGATTTGTCACCTGACCAAGAATTCCTTATCGCTGTTCACCAGGATTCTGATAACGCGACAGTCTTTAAGCGCAATCCTGAAACTGGTAGACTGGCAGAACTCTCTAATGAATTTCATGTTCCTGAAGCAGTCTGCATAAGTTTCAATAAATAG
- a CDS encoding F0F1 ATP synthase subunit epsilon, with the protein MAHLTVQIVTPDGLVYDHHASFVSVRTLDGEMGILPRHENMIAVLAVDEVKVKRIDDDTHVNWIAVNGGIIEIANNVITIIADSAERARDIDVSRAERAKLRAEREIEEAQDKHLIDQERRAKIALQRAINRINVGNKL; encoded by the coding sequence ATGGCACATTTAACTGTCCAGATCGTGACACCAGATGGCCTCGTCTATGATCACCATGCCAGCTTTGTATCGGTACGAACTCTGGATGGTGAGATGGGGATCTTGCCACGACATGAAAATATGATTGCGGTTCTAGCAGTTGATGAAGTAAAGGTTAAACGCATCGATGATGATACTCATGTGAACTGGATTGCAGTAAACGGAGGAATTATTGAGATTGCTAATAATGTCATTACCATTATTGCTGATTCAGCTGAACGTGCGCGCGATATTGATGTTAGTCGTGCAGAACGTGCTAAACTTCGTGCAGAACGTGAAATCGAAGAAGCACAAGACAAACACTTAATCGACCAAGAGCGCCGTGCTAAAATTGCATTGCAACGTGCTATTAACCGTATCAATGTCGGAAATAAATTATAA
- the rplS gene encoding 50S ribosomal protein L19: MNPLIQSLTEGQLRTDIPSFRPGDTVRVHAKVVEGNRERIQIFEGVVIARKGAGISENYTVRKISNGVGVERIFPIHTPRVEKIEVVRYGKVRRAKLYYLRALQGKAARIKEIRR; encoded by the coding sequence ATGAATCCATTAATCCAAAGCTTGACTGAAGGTCAACTTCGTACAGATATCCCTTCATTCCGTCCTGGTGATACTGTTCGTGTACACGCGAAAGTTGTCGAAGGAAACCGTGAACGTATCCAGATTTTTGAAGGTGTTGTTATTGCACGTAAAGGTGCTGGCATCTCAGAAAACTACACAGTTCGTAAAATCTCTAACGGTGTAGGTGTTGAACGTATCTTCCCAATCCACACTCCACGTGTTGAAAAGATCGAAGTTGTTCGTTACGGTAAAGTACGTCGTGCGAAATTGTACTACTTGCGTGCTCTTCAAGGTAAGGCAGCTCGTATCAAAGAAATCCGTCGTTAA
- a CDS encoding flavodoxin, producing the protein MALAKIVFASMTGNTEEIADIVADKLRECGLDVDVDECTTVDASDFLEADIAIVATYTYGDGELPDEMMDFYEDLADLNLSGKIYGVVGSGDTFYDEFCKAVDDFDRVFVATGAEKGSECVKVDLSAEEEDIERLEQFAEELAAKVG; encoded by the coding sequence ATGGCATTAGCAAAAATTGTATTTGCCAGTATGACCGGTAATACTGAAGAAATCGCTGATATTGTAGCAGATAAATTAAGAGAATGTGGTTTAGATGTCGATGTTGATGAGTGTACAACTGTTGACGCTTCTGACTTTTTAGAGGCAGACATCGCCATTGTAGCAACTTATACATACGGAGATGGAGAATTACCAGATGAGATGATGGACTTCTACGAAGATCTAGCGGACCTCAACTTGAGTGGTAAAATCTATGGTGTAGTCGGATCAGGTGATACTTTCTACGATGAATTCTGTAAAGCTGTTGATGACTTTGACCGAGTATTTGTAGCAACAGGAGCTGAAAAGGGTTCAGAGTGCGTTAAAGTTGACCTTTCTGCTGAGGAAGAAGATATTGAACGCTTGGAGCAATTCGCAGAAGAATTAGCTGCTAAAGTGGGATAA
- the atpD gene encoding F0F1 ATP synthase subunit beta, which yields MSSGKIAQVIGPVVDVMFAAGEKLPEINNALVVYKNDERKTKIVLEVALELGDGMIRTIAMESTDGLTRGLEVLDTGRPISVPVGKETLGRVFNVLGDTIDLEAPFGEDAERQPIHKKAPTFDELSTSSEILETGIKVIDLLAPYLKGGKVGLFGGAGVGKTVLIQELIHNIAQEHGGISVFTGVGERTREGNDLYWEMKESGVIEKTAMVFGQMNEPPGARMRVALTGLTIAEYFRDVEGQDVLLFIDNIFRFTQAGSEVSALLGRMPSAVGYQPTLATEMGQLQERITSTKKGSVTSIQAIYVPADDYTDPAPATAFAHLDSTTNLERKLVQLGIYPAVDPLASSSRALAPEIVGEEHYAVAAEVKRVLQRYHELQDIIAILGMDELSDEEKTLVARARRIQFFLSQNFNVAEQFTGQPGSYVPVAETVRGFKEILDGKYDHLPEDAFRGVGSIEDVIAKAEKMGF from the coding sequence ATGAGTTCAGGTAAAATTGCTCAGGTTATCGGTCCCGTTGTAGACGTCATGTTTGCAGCAGGTGAGAAACTACCAGAGATTAATAATGCACTTGTCGTCTACAAAAATGACGAAAGAAAAACAAAAATCGTCCTTGAAGTAGCCTTGGAGTTGGGAGATGGTATGATTCGTACCATCGCTATGGAATCAACTGATGGCTTGACCCGTGGTTTGGAAGTATTGGACACAGGCCGTCCAATCTCAGTACCAGTTGGGAAAGAAACTCTAGGACGTGTCTTCAACGTTTTGGGAGATACCATTGACTTGGAAGCTCCTTTTGGTGAAGATGCAGAGCGTCAGCCAATTCATAAAAAAGCACCAACTTTTGATGAATTGTCTACCTCTTCAGAAATTCTAGAAACAGGGATCAAAGTTATCGACCTTCTTGCCCCTTACCTTAAAGGTGGTAAGGTCGGACTCTTCGGTGGTGCCGGAGTTGGTAAGACCGTATTGATCCAAGAATTGATTCACAACATTGCCCAAGAACACGGTGGTATCTCAGTATTTACTGGTGTTGGGGAACGTACTCGTGAAGGGAACGACCTCTACTGGGAAATGAAAGAATCAGGCGTTATCGAAAAAACAGCCATGGTATTTGGTCAGATGAATGAACCACCAGGAGCACGTATGCGTGTTGCCCTTACTGGTTTGACAATCGCTGAATACTTCCGCGATGTAGAAGGTCAAGATGTTCTTCTCTTCATTGACAACATTTTCCGTTTCACACAAGCTGGTTCAGAAGTATCTGCTCTTTTGGGTCGTATGCCATCAGCCGTTGGTTATCAGCCAACCCTCGCAACAGAAATGGGTCAATTGCAAGAACGTATCACGTCAACCAAGAAGGGTTCTGTAACCTCTATCCAAGCCATCTACGTGCCAGCGGATGACTATACTGACCCAGCGCCAGCCACAGCCTTCGCTCACTTGGACTCAACAACTAACTTGGAACGTAAATTGGTTCAATTGGGTATCTACCCAGCCGTTGACCCACTTGCTTCAAGCTCACGTGCCTTGGCACCTGAAATTGTTGGAGAAGAGCACTATGCAGTAGCTGCTGAAGTGAAACGTGTGCTTCAACGTTACCATGAGTTGCAAGATATCATCGCCATCCTTGGTATGGATGAACTTTCTGACGAAGAAAAGACTTTGGTTGCTCGTGCACGTCGTATTCAGTTCTTCTTGTCACAAAACTTCAACGTTGCGGAACAATTTACAGGTCAACCAGGATCTTATGTTCCAGTAGCTGAAACTGTTCGTGGCTTCAAGGAAATTCTTGACGGTAAATACGATCATTTGCCAGAAGATGCCTTCCGTGGAGTAGGTTCAATCGAAGACGTTATTGCTAAGGCTGAAAAAATGGGATTTTAA
- a CDS encoding type B 50S ribosomal protein L31, with the protein MKKDIHPEYRPVVFMDTTTGYKFLSGSTKRSSETVEFEGETYPLIRVEISSDSHPFYTGRQKFTQADGRVDRFNKKYGLK; encoded by the coding sequence ATGAAAAAAGATATCCATCCAGAATATCGCCCAGTTGTCTTCATGGACACAACTACTGGTTACAAATTCCTTAGCGGTTCAACAAAACGCTCTAGCGAAACTGTTGAGTTCGAAGGCGAAACTTACCCATTGATCCGTGTGGAAATTTCATCAGACTCACACCCATTCTACACTGGACGTCAAAAGTTCACTCAAGCAGATGGACGAGTGGATCGTTTCAACAAAAAATACGGTCTCAAATAA
- a CDS encoding bifunctional oligoribonuclease/PAP phosphatase NrnA: MEICHQILEKIKAYDTIIIHRHMKPDPDALGSQVGLKALLEHHFPEKTIKVVGFNEPTLTWLAKMDQVEDTDYQGALAIICDTANTARIDDKRYTKAETIIKIDHHPNDEVYGDIVWVDTNSSSASEMISLFAEATNLELSDYAAKMLCAGIIGDTGRFLYPSTSARTLRIASQLREHNFDYAELTRKMDTMNFKIAKLQGYVYDHLEVDENGAARVILTQEILKKYEVTDAETAAIVGAPGRIDTVSLWGIFVEQADGHYRVRLRSKFVPINGVAKEHDGGGHPLASGANSYSLEENELIYQKLKNLLKNR, from the coding sequence ATGGAAATTTGTCACCAAATTTTAGAAAAAATCAAAGCATACGATACGATTATCATTCACCGTCATATGAAACCAGATCCAGATGCTTTGGGCAGCCAAGTAGGATTAAAAGCCTTGCTTGAGCATCATTTTCCTGAAAAAACGATAAAAGTAGTTGGTTTTAATGAACCAACCTTAACTTGGCTTGCTAAAATGGATCAGGTAGAGGACACAGACTATCAAGGGGCACTTGCCATTATCTGTGATACAGCAAACACAGCACGTATTGATGATAAACGATACACTAAGGCTGAGACTATTATCAAAATTGACCACCATCCAAATGACGAAGTCTACGGCGATATTGTTTGGGTAGATACTAATTCAAGCAGTGCGAGTGAGATGATTTCTCTCTTTGCTGAAGCAACTAACTTAGAATTATCTGACTACGCTGCTAAAATGCTCTGCGCTGGAATTATTGGTGATACTGGCCGTTTTCTCTACCCTTCTACTTCTGCACGTACGCTTCGTATCGCAAGTCAACTCAGAGAACATAACTTTGACTACGCTGAATTGACTCGTAAAATGGATACTATGAACTTTAAGATTGCCAAACTCCAGGGTTATGTCTATGATCATTTAGAAGTTGATGAAAATGGAGCTGCGCGTGTTATTCTCACCCAAGAAATCTTGAAGAAATACGAGGTTACTGATGCGGAAACAGCGGCCATCGTTGGAGCTCCAGGCCGTATTGATACTGTTAGCCTTTGGGGAATCTTTGTGGAGCAAGCAGATGGTCACTATCGCGTCCGTCTTCGCAGTAAATTTGTCCCTATCAATGGTGTCGCAAAAGAACATGATGGCGGTGGCCATCCCCTTGCTAGTGGCGCAAACTCATATAGTTTAGAAGAGAATGAGCTCATCTACCAAAAATTAAAAAACTTGCTGAAAAATAGATAA
- a CDS encoding tetratricopeptide repeat protein, protein MNNSQQMLEALEHQDLSKAESFFQKALEEDSDEVLLELAAYLEGIGFFPQAAQIYEKLAPKFPEVYINLAAIAGEDGLIEEAFDYLEKIGPESEWYVSALALKADLYQMEGLTDVAREKLLEARSYSDDPLLIFGLAELDSELGNDLEAIKGYAQLDNRLIYDQTGISTYQRIGLAYARLGKFESAIEFLEKALELEYDDQTAFELASLYFDQEDYQKATLYFKQLDTISPDFEGYEYGYSQALHKEHQTEEALKIAQQGLSKNPFETRLLLLASQLSYELHQPEQAEAYLLQAQENADDQEEILLRLATIYQEQERYEDILALAVYDPENLLTKWMIARSYQETEELDAAYDLYKELATDLKDNPEFLEQYIYLLRELGKLEEAKGYIQAYLHLVPDDMQMQELYNHLM, encoded by the coding sequence GTGAACAATAGTCAACAAATGCTCGAAGCTTTGGAGCACCAAGACCTGTCAAAAGCAGAATCTTTTTTCCAAAAAGCTTTAGAAGAAGATTCAGATGAGGTTCTTCTTGAACTTGCTGCTTATTTGGAAGGGATTGGTTTCTTCCCACAAGCAGCACAAATCTACGAGAAATTAGCACCAAAATTTCCTGAAGTCTATATCAATTTAGCTGCTATAGCTGGTGAAGATGGACTTATCGAAGAAGCTTTTGATTATTTAGAGAAGATTGGTCCGGAAAGTGAATGGTACGTATCTGCTCTTGCCTTAAAAGCAGATTTATATCAAATGGAAGGATTGACAGATGTTGCGCGTGAGAAGCTCCTAGAAGCTCGTAGCTACTCTGATGACCCTCTCCTAATATTTGGACTAGCTGAGCTAGATAGCGAGCTAGGAAACGATTTAGAAGCCATTAAAGGCTATGCTCAATTAGATAATCGTCTTATCTACGATCAAACTGGAATTTCGACCTATCAGAGAATTGGTCTTGCTTATGCACGTTTAGGTAAGTTTGAATCTGCAATAGAATTTTTAGAAAAAGCCTTAGAATTAGAATATGATGACCAAACAGCCTTTGAGCTTGCAAGTCTCTATTTTGACCAAGAGGACTACCAAAAAGCAACCTTATACTTTAAACAATTGGATACTATTTCCCCAGATTTTGAAGGGTATGAGTACGGCTATAGTCAAGCACTGCATAAAGAACACCAAACAGAAGAGGCACTGAAAATAGCGCAACAAGGCCTGTCAAAAAATCCTTTTGAGACGCGGCTCTTACTCCTTGCATCTCAGCTATCTTACGAGTTGCATCAACCGGAGCAAGCAGAAGCATATCTGCTACAAGCACAAGAGAATGCTGATGACCAGGAAGAAATTTTGCTACGTTTAGCAACCATCTACCAAGAACAAGAAAGATACGAAGATATTCTAGCTTTAGCAGTCTATGATCCTGAAAACCTCTTGACTAAATGGATGATTGCTCGAAGTTATCAAGAGACTGAAGAATTAGATGCAGCCTATGATCTCTATAAGGAACTTGCTACTGACCTCAAAGACAATCCAGAGTTTTTGGAGCAATATATTTATTTATTAAGAGAACTCGGCAAGTTAGAAGAAGCAAAAGGATACATCCAAGCTTATCTTCACTTAGTTCCAGATGATATGCAGATGCAGGAATTGTATAACCATTTAATGTAA
- a CDS encoding DegV family protein, whose amino-acid sequence MTKVKIVTDSSVTIEPEVVKEFDITVVPLSVMIDSVLYSDADLEEGEFLRLMLASKNLPKTSQPPVGLFAEIFDELGKDGSQILAIHMSHALSGTVEAARQGASLSTADVTVLDSSFTDQALKFQVVEAAKLAQEGKDLETILEHVEDVKNHTELYIGVSTLENLVKGGRIGRVTGLLSSLLNIRVVMQMKDHELQPIVKGRGSKTFKKWLDELVATLSNRSVAEIGISYAGTNEWANEMKAVLQPFVEKPISVLETGSIIQTHTGENAWAILIRYNS is encoded by the coding sequence ATGACAAAAGTAAAAATTGTAACGGATTCTTCAGTTACTATTGAACCAGAAGTGGTTAAAGAATTTGATATTACTGTTGTTCCATTATCTGTCATGATTGACAGTGTCCTTTATTCGGATGCAGATCTTGAAGAAGGAGAATTTCTTCGCTTGATGCTCGCTAGTAAAAATCTTCCTAAGACCAGTCAACCACCAGTTGGACTCTTTGCAGAGATTTTTGATGAATTGGGTAAGGACGGAAGTCAGATTTTGGCTATCCATATGTCCCATGCTTTATCAGGAACTGTTGAAGCTGCTCGTCAAGGAGCAAGTTTATCAACAGCAGATGTCACTGTTTTAGACAGTTCATTCACAGATCAGGCATTGAAGTTCCAAGTTGTAGAAGCTGCTAAACTAGCTCAAGAAGGAAAAGACTTAGAAACTATCCTGGAGCATGTAGAAGATGTCAAAAATCATACAGAACTCTACATCGGTGTTTCAACTTTAGAAAACCTCGTTAAGGGAGGCCGCATTGGTCGTGTTACCGGCTTGTTGAGCTCTTTACTAAATATTCGAGTAGTTATGCAGATGAAAGACCATGAGCTTCAACCGATTGTTAAGGGCCGTGGTTCTAAAACCTTTAAGAAATGGTTGGATGAATTAGTAGCCACATTATCAAATCGTTCAGTAGCAGAGATTGGTATTTCTTATGCAGGTACAAATGAATGGGCAAACGAGATGAAAGCTGTTCTACAACCTTTCGTTGAAAAACCAATTTCAGTCCTAGAAACAGGCTCAATTATCCAAACTCACACCGGAGAAAATGCCTGGGCAATCTTAATTCGCTATAATTCCTAA
- a CDS encoding AI-2E family transporter: MEQKEKQFTLSWFFKWFLDNKAVTVFLVTLLLGLNIFILSKISFLFIPVIDFLSVVMLPVILSGLLFYLLNPLVDLMEKYKINRVLAISIIFIIIAILLIIGLAIAIPNLQRQVVIFAQNVPSYLEDADRVIDDLVTKRLPDDFRPQLEQVLANFSTQATAWASNISSKAVNWVSALISGTSQVIVALIIMPFMLFYLLRDGKGLRDYITQFLPNKLREPVGKVLTDVNQQLANYVRGQIAVAVIVAIMFIVFFKIIGLRYAVTLGITAGILNLVPYLGSFLAMIPALVLGLIAGPVMLLKVIIVFIVEQTIEGRFVSPLILGSQLNIHPITILFVLLTSGSMFGIWGVLLGIPIYASAKVVISEIFDWYKGVSGLYEPVEETEGEQ, encoded by the coding sequence ATGGAACAAAAAGAGAAACAATTTACCTTATCTTGGTTTTTTAAATGGTTTTTAGACAATAAGGCTGTTACAGTTTTTTTGGTAACTTTGTTGTTAGGTCTCAATATCTTTATTCTCAGTAAAATTAGCTTTTTATTTATCCCAGTTATAGACTTTTTATCAGTAGTGATGTTGCCGGTGATCTTATCAGGTCTACTTTTCTACCTCTTGAATCCACTAGTTGATTTGATGGAGAAGTATAAGATAAACCGTGTCTTAGCCATTAGTATTATCTTTATCATTATTGCCATTCTCTTGATTATTGGACTAGCCATTGCGATTCCAAATCTTCAACGTCAAGTAGTCATTTTTGCACAAAATGTACCAAGTTATCTCGAAGATGCTGACAGAGTTATTGATGACCTTGTAACCAAGCGTTTACCTGATGATTTTAGACCCCAACTAGAACAAGTTCTTGCTAATTTTTCAACACAAGCAACTGCTTGGGCAAGTAATATTTCTTCTAAGGCTGTCAACTGGGTGAGTGCTCTTATCAGTGGAACTTCACAGGTCATTGTCGCTCTCATTATCATGCCATTTATGCTCTTTTATCTCCTTCGAGATGGAAAAGGACTTAGAGACTATATTACTCAATTTTTACCAAATAAATTGAGAGAACCAGTTGGTAAGGTATTAACAGATGTCAACCAGCAACTAGCTAACTATGTAAGAGGACAAATCGCAGTGGCTGTGATCGTCGCTATCATGTTTATCGTCTTTTTCAAGATTATAGGACTTCGGTATGCTGTTACTTTAGGGATTACTGCCGGTATTCTCAATTTAGTTCCTTATCTAGGTAGTTTTCTTGCTATGATTCCAGCCCTGGTTTTGGGTCTGATTGCGGGTCCTGTTATGCTCTTAAAAGTTATTATCGTTTTTATTGTAGAGCAAACTATTGAAGGACGTTTTGTTTCTCCACTGATTTTAGGTAGCCAATTAAATATTCACCCAATTACGATTCTTTTTGTACTATTAACTTCAGGGTCTATGTTTGGCATTTGGGGTGTATTGCTAGGTATTCCAATCTACGCTTCTGCAAAAGTAGTTATTTCAGAAATTTTTGATTGGTATAAAGGAGTTAGTGGACTTTATGAGCCAGTAGAGGAGACTGAAGGTGAACAATAG
- a CDS encoding chorismate mutase, whose product MDLEIIRQEIDKIDDQIVQLLEERMHLVEGVVAYKKASGKPILDTKREKVIFEKVKSRVGNKKYEDTIVATFSDILKRSRDYQDKTIK is encoded by the coding sequence ATGGATTTAGAGATTATTAGACAAGAAATCGATAAAATCGATGACCAAATCGTCCAACTGTTAGAGGAGAGGATGCATTTAGTTGAAGGAGTAGTTGCCTATAAAAAGGCTTCAGGAAAACCTATTCTAGATACTAAAAGAGAAAAAGTTATCTTTGAGAAAGTCAAAAGTCGTGTAGGCAATAAAAAATACGAAGATACAATTGTAGCGACTTTTTCAGATATTCTCAAACGTTCACGTGATTATCAGGATAAAACAATCAAATGA
- a CDS encoding HU family DNA-binding protein, which yields MANKQDLIAKVAEATELTKKDSAAAVDAVFAAVTEFLSAGEKVQLIGFGNFEVRKRAARKGRNPQTGKEIKIKASKVPAFKAGKALKEAVK from the coding sequence ATGGCAAACAAACAAGATTTGATCGCTAAAGTAGCAGAAGCTACAGAATTGACTAAGAAAGATTCAGCAGCAGCAGTTGACGCTGTTTTCGCAGCAGTAACTGAATTCCTTTCAGCTGGTGAAAAAGTTCAATTGATCGGTTTTGGTAACTTTGAAGTTCGTAAACGTGCAGCTCGTAAAGGTCGCAACCCACAAACTGGTAAAGAAATCAAAATCAAAGCTTCTAAAGTTCCAGCATTCAAAGCTGGTAAAGCTCTTAAAGAAGCAGTTAAATAA
- the crcB gene encoding fluoride efflux transporter CrcB, giving the protein MVVIYLALACGLGALVRYFFSRYNQGSVLPLGTLIANILGCFLIGLFYNHVESKEIYSVLATGFCGGLTTFSTLNDELQRLLSNKKAFYSYVLLTYLLGFLAIFLGILL; this is encoded by the coding sequence ATGGTAGTAATCTATCTAGCACTTGCTTGTGGACTGGGTGCCCTTGTCCGTTATTTCTTTTCACGTTATAATCAGGGTTCAGTACTACCTCTAGGAACTCTCATAGCCAATATTCTGGGCTGTTTTCTGATTGGCTTATTTTACAATCATGTAGAGTCGAAAGAAATTTACTCTGTACTTGCAACTGGTTTTTGTGGTGGCTTGACCACGTTTTCAACCTTGAATGATGAACTCCAAAGACTACTTAGTAACAAGAAGGCATTTTATAGCTATGTATTATTAACCTACTTGCTTGGTTTTTTGGCGATTTTTTTGGGAATTTTGCTTTAA
- the crcB gene encoding fluoride efflux transporter CrcB has protein sequence MKKEQFYPLGIFLAAMLGGLVRYQISKWLPASPDFPWGTLIVNYLGIFCLVYLVKGYLVSKGTSKGVILALGTGFCGGLTTFSSLLLDAVKLLDTGRYLSLVTYLLLSVGGGLLFAYCLGRKKW, from the coding sequence ATGAAAAAAGAACAATTCTATCCACTAGGAATCTTTCTAGCTGCCATGTTAGGAGGATTAGTCCGTTATCAGATATCTAAATGGTTACCAGCGAGTCCAGACTTCCCATGGGGAACATTGATTGTCAATTATCTAGGGATTTTCTGCTTAGTCTATCTTGTGAAAGGATATCTGGTTTCTAAAGGAACTAGTAAAGGAGTCATTCTAGCGCTTGGCACAGGGTTCTGTGGTGGCTTAACGACATTTTCTAGTCTACTATTAGATGCAGTGAAATTGCTGGACACAGGGCGGTACCTTAGTTTGGTTACATATTTGCTCTTGAGTGTCGGAGGAGGACTTCTATTTGCTTATTGTCTAGGGAGGAAGAAATGGTAG